The nucleotide window agagggagggggagtgacatGGACCTtctgttggttcaaattttcaggctaagtctgctctcttctccatcttacctactgcagctttaaacatttTGGGATACACAATGATTctagagttagatgagaagatcagtaGATTTATAACTGTTTgtgaaatatgaagctacagccaggagacggttagcttagcttagaaaGAGCACTTAATGCCCTGTGAAAGAGGCACAAAGACTTTTCTTAACCTcgacacagccaggctagctgttccacatgtttcatgtctttgtgctaagctaagctaagataagcatCTCCTGGCTGCAGCGTAGATATGCTTAGCATAAGAAGCATTCACATGCTCCTCAGATTGTCCCATTTCCCCGAGTTGAGAAGTCGTTCTTCCGCGGTGCGTTCATGAGCTTTTAAGTTGTATTGTGGAAACAACACTGATTCCGCAAAGAAGACGTGCTGTAAATAACTAATAACTAATCGAGGTCAGTTTACGTGGACTGAAACGAAGAATTACAACCTAACACCAAACTACAAAATACATGTGAGCGAAAAAGGGATATGTAGTACAGGAATTAATAAAAACACTTACTCTCCTTCACCATGTTTTTGAGTATGTGACGTCAAAGTCTGCAAGACGTAGACCAGAAATTGTtgcagactgcagagggccCTCAAGTATTTCCACGAACCAAAAAATGCTGTGTTCATCGCACATTTACAGAGCAGATTTGCTAAAAATTCCACAACACAATGCTTTGGCTTAATATGTAAATTACTGTAACGCAACACAACACGGTACTCAGATATaagtctttgtgtttgcatgcgaGCTACTAAGTATAAGAATAGGAAGCAACGCCAGATTAGGTGACTCTGAGCTCATTACTCATGTGTCGAGGTGTCGGCTGATTCATGCATATTAACAGTGGTGATAATAAAAAGTGACGCATGCgaacactcacacagacaaatggCATCATCAAGTGTTGTTCTTGGTTTACAAATAGTGGCAGTCCATGATGATTCACCGGGGCTCGTTGGTGGTTCATCCAAcgactacaaaataaaagcacccaTACAGTGAATGTGGAGGTTGTGTTTATAAAAGACTTTCAGATTTGTCTCACTTTTTTAGCGTCTAGCAATATTGTATTTGTCTTTTGTCACGTTGTCTAATTTAATATGTCTCATTCCTTTGCAGGAGGAGTGTGTATTGTCCGATCCTCAGGGGGAGAGTGATGCAGATGCTGATATAGAGGATACAGACTGCAGGTTCGATGCACGCCAACACGTGCATATTCACACACAGCATCGCTGCCTGTCGTTCGTCCCTTTTAGTCATCTGACCTTGTGTCTCTGATCTGATTGGTTCAGACTCCAGGAGCCTGGTTCTCTCCAGCGAATCAGCTCGCGGAGACGCAAGCGCCCACGGGTTGCGCGCCAAGACACCACTGAGAGCGAGGACGACGGCGGGCGGAGCCACAGATCGCATCGCTGGAACCTCAGGCTCAGTCCTGACAGAGCGCACAGCAGGACCATCCTGGAGGTAGAAACCACAGCGACGTAAAGTCTAATTAGTCTCATTTCTGTACGGCTGCTCAACATGGAGCACTTTGAACACAACACGGAGGCTTGCACAGAGAGATGTTGTGACTTTATGTCTGTTAGCATACAAACTCTTTaaagtttggaaaatgctttattttaacCGTCATGTTTTCAAGGTTAGGAATATGATTGAATTTGAATTTACTCCCTGAAGATAAAGGGTTCAAGAGTTTGAAGTTTAGGTTTAGGGAacttgaaaagtgcttgaatcTTACTCAGAGCTTTTCGAAACCTAGGCGAAACTAATCTTGCAGAGGTTCAGCTGTGCGCTAAATTTAATCTGATTGTTCCGTCAAAGCCAGCACAGACTCAGCTGGACCACAGCTGTTCCCACACAGGTGATGCAGAGACATGCGGCAAAATAGCGCTGAATGTCCGTTATTATcagacaaaggagagagaaagttgCTTCAAATCAAGGTTTTCCAGTTAAGTTGATGTATCACCACCCGCGaaggctttttttaaaaacacatacagtggGATGctttaaattctttttttttaaatgtatgtattAATTGCCTCTACCTCTGATCAGCTGTGAAGGAGACATGACACTCAGGTGCATACGCTAATTTCCAGTGCGATAATGACCACGTTGAAGCTCCGGATATTGGCGCATAAAAAGTAACCACCATAATAATGTCACAGACCTCTGTGCTGCTATCTACTGTTCCCTGTTTGGGCAGAAAATACTTTGTCCCTACAATAATAACTTCGTCGTCTCGCCTCTCTTCCAGGAAAGCATATCACAGGTCAGGCCACTGGTCATCTGCCGGCCAAACGTCGAGAGGCAAAGAAGTCCAACAGAAGCGTCCCGAGGCTCCAGACGTCTCCTGTCTCTGTggctgtcctccctctctctccccgtcgtcctcctcctctcgctgcctctctccctcatcaTTGTTCTcgtgtctttctttctgccgTGGGCCAGCGCTTGACCGGGCGTTTCTGTTTCAAGAAAATAGTTTCATTCCAGAGTTcccccaaaaacaaaaatgtaccggagagcacaaaacaaaaacacgctGCTTTACGCAGGATAGTCGACTCACTGAGAGATGTTTGTTGTTCCTCCCAGGGTGTACTGAGACACACTTTGGAAGGATTTTAAACGTCTTGGCTTTTGGGGACAGTCGGTCTTTTGGCTTCGTTAAAACCAGACAGGCACATGTTTGTACTGCACCTCTTTCTGAGCATTTACATCCCGAATGTGTCCGCAGTGCTTGCTTTTCCCTCATAAAATCTCACCTTCCATCTcacttcctctccccctccttgGTATAAATAGACCTCTCGTCTCACTCCTTCTTCTAACGAGCCACGGGAGTGATACGTGGGGGGGACAGGGTTCAGGGCTGTGCAGGTACACTCAGAAAGGAAAATAACAGGCTCAATATGAAAATAAGGAAAAACAGATCATAATGTTGAACTATGCAATTCTTCAGTTCCTACTGCGGCGTCTTAACTGCTGTTAAAGAACGTCTCACATTTCTTTGGCACTGTCGTCACCTTCTTGGCcgtttcccttttctctctgagGAACACACTTTATGAATGCAGGGACTTCTAAAATAGAGCATGGCCTAATTTACAAAGCAATAGCAGGAGAGATCTGATACAGCTCCCGTCATGTGTGAGCCACACAGTACATCTGTTGGTCTGATGAAAGGATTACATGTGTCACTTTACTTGTTGCAGGCTGATTTCCAAACAGGCGgatccttcttcctcttcttcttcttcttcctcttcctggctgaatttgtgtatgtttttagtAAAATAAGCCGACCTCAAAGTAAAACGAGCTTTTGTGGAACTTAAAGCAATTTAAACACTCTAATCTCAGTCTTACAGCTGAAACTGTCATGTTTAATAATATTTATGTTGTCTGTGTATTTATGAATTATTACTGAAGATGAAAAGTGAGCTGGACAATCAGTCATGCTACTTTATTCCAAGCTGAAATAACTGGAAAAAGCCATTTTGGTGTGGCTTACTGTATGTTTGAtgttatgtttcttttttttttgttgttttgttgtctttaaggatttgatcatttttcccCACAACACTGGAGTTGCTTGCATCCTTGTAgagaaatgttcatttcagATTAAGATCCACTTGTGTTGTATGAGCTGATTTGATTCATGTTTAAAAGCCTTTTCTCCTCCAGTCTGTTGTATTGCCTGTCTTAAGTCTTGTATTTCCATGTGTACATTCACCACTGTGTTTCATGGGGCCATAGAAGTTCAATAAAACTAGATTGTATTTTGACAAAAAAGACATCTGTTTTGTGTATAATAGCAACATGTTTTGTGAGGGCTCATTGTGGGACAGTTCCTGAGCTGGGTAGTTATTTTCTGGAGTCTCTACTTGTTACTTATCAACATGGGATGAGAATTTCATGGTGCAATAAATGTCTCAGAAAATGTCACAgtattaattaaataaaacataccGTATATCGCATTTCTTCGAAAGGTACGgtagatacattttttttctaaataaaacgTACGATACATCAaatttttttctaaatgaaacATACCGTGGATtgcatgttttcaaaataaaacatacggtagattgcatttttcaaaataaaacatgatagATTGCACAGGGTAGAtcgcatttttaaaaaaaatcatgtagatggcatttttttttaaaaaaataggagattgcattttttttaaaatgtatcgTGGCTTGTATGGCAGAcaaggtttttgttttaaagtACAGTAGATTGCACTTATTCCTAAATAAATTGCACGGAAGATTGCATTTCTTCTGAATGTGTGGTagatcacatttttttcaaaataaaacatacagtagattgcatttttcaaaataaaccacaTAGGATAgattgcatttgcattttgtaaaaATTTAAGGATAGACTGTATGGTAGACCACATTTTGTctaaataaaacacatacagtagattGCATTTTCAGAAAAAACATATATGGTAGATTGCACTTTTTCTAAATGTACGGTAGGCTGAGGTAAAATGTACACCTTCTTGGCCgtttcccttttctctcagaGGAACACACTTTATGAATGCAGGACTTCTAAAATAGAGCATGGCCTAATGTTAAAAGCAATAGCAGGAGAGATCTGATACAGCTCCCGTCATGTGTGAGCCACATAGTACATCTGTTGGTCTGATGAAAGGATTACATGTGTCATTTTACTTGTTGCAGGCTGATTTCCAAACAGGCGGatccttcttcatcttcttcttcatcttcttcttcttcttcttcttcttctgcttcttcttcctggcTGAACTTGTGTATGTTTTTAGTAAAATAAGCCGAcctcaaaataaaacttaaagcAGCTTGTTATCCAACTTTCATCTACTACTTCAagtttttctgctctgtgtttgactTCAGAATAAAAGCGCTCATACAGATTCAAAGAACAGGAGTGAAGGCTTTGATAAATGAAGACAACACTTCTTCTACTTCTGCTGctattaagaagaagaaaaagaggaatgTGACAAGGCCTCATGTCCCAGCATTATTTGCTGCTCTTGAGGAAAGGGCCGGAGGGGGAGGGTCCCATAACGAGGTTAgcgctcctctctcctcctctcactgcgTTGTCATGGTAACAATCAGGACTGCGGAGGAACAGACTTTTCATAAGTAGATTGTGAGCTGCTGCCCAGAGCGAAACACTCACTGCAGGTGATAATGGAAATACAGCAACATCCgcacagctgctgtgctgctacGTGTTTACTTTGTCAATCGAAAGCCGCGCTCCTCCATGTTACTTCATGTTCGtctattttgcttttattttgacattttttgcatAAATGTGTGCTTGTACAGGGCTTTTTCAAGGTGTCAGATTGTCCCTACAAAAGCTTACTGTGCGTGAACGCACAACAACAGACAGTCAGTGTGTTGAGACATCATTTACCTCAGATGGTTTGATAATGTGAAGTATTTAACTCAAGTTTATTTAAATGCATTCAGCTTCTCTTTCTATGTGGGGTTGAATAATAACCTTACTCACTTGTCTGCCTCTTTAAACCTCcttgtatgtatgtacagtaagtgtgtgtgtgtgcgtgatgcCTGACACGTGAATGGCTGTGAAAAGAACAGAATTGTGTCCTCAGGTAGGAGTGTGTTTAAAAGCGAGGTGATGCCCACCATTTTCATTTCCAACTCACCCACTCACAGCTTCAACTTCAAAGCTTTTCAATAGAAACTCACCCTGTGTTGATAAAATTGAAGGGCTGCGATTTCAGAGCATTTCAAAGCCAGGCTGCCTCAAGGTTAAATAGACAGGATCTCCGGCAAAAGAACTTAGATTTCTACTTGTTTCTTGAGCGAGAGCAGCAGTCTGATGTTACTGCACTATATTGTGAGCAGGGCATTGGGCATCTTGGGAGAATTTGGGAGACTCATATTATTCCCACTTTGTATGTTCTTTAACTGTGGCTGCTATGTTGTCTCCATGTTCTTTTAAAATTGTATACATTAGTATATTGGGTTTTAAGTTTAGCGAGGGAGCATTTCATTTTACGAACTGTACTTGCCATGCTTCTGTTGCTAAGAGCAGGCACAtgagagaaacactgcagaagTATTGTTCGTGCACAATTGCCATTGGTCGTTCTGCTGGGTGGCAAATAAATTGCTGAGAGACATTCCTGGGAAGAGTCATCTTTCTTCCTACACAACACGATGCAGAGTTAGACGCACCACAAAAACAGCTGTCCACCTTATGTATAGCCTGGCTGCAGACCTAGTAAAACAAGCAGCCATTCATAGCTGTAGGTGGAATGAAGAATCAGTTATATTTATGACAGGTCTGATCAGTGCAGCAGTACAAGCTGTTGTCAGCTGATTTACAGAAGTATCAACTCTtaaatcaacacatttctttGATCAGTTTGAAAATGATCACTTTACCTGCTGCTAGCAACCACTTCCACTGCTACGCTTACACGTCAACCGACACTGACATCAGGACAGCTACGTTACCCTGTTtacaaaaggcaaaacaaaactgtaCCCCCTCCCAACAAGAAATCAGCtaacaaactgtaaacacaaccTCAGGCTGAATGAACGAAAGTGAAATGAAGTAGCACttcagtctgattatcaggctGAAGTGTCTTTGAGTACAACACTATCTACAGTCAGTAATGGACAAAACCAACATCCGCTTACTAACATGACCTGTTGAAGAGTTTAGTCCTGGGACCATTAGGAAAATTTGATGCATGaatatgaatgcatgaatgcataAGTATTACTAACTCAAACTCTTGCTTTTCAATAAAACAGGTAACTTCATTTATAAATGATTGGTAGGTATATTTGATATGTTGCTAGGCCCCCAACTGTAATTTCTGGCTGTTATGTCACAGCTCATGATACTACAGCGACTTCCCAATTACATAACTGATTAATTTTGACTCTACAGCACTACAAATGTTTTTCAGCAACCAATCCACACATGACTAAAGCTGCCACTAAGAGAAGTAGGTGCAGTCCAATTTAGTAAAGCAGTAAATCACTAGCTTCAAAGTAGGCAGTACAGTAGCTTCTGAGAACTTAAGAAACTAACAGTCGTGACTTTACTGAAAGCTGATGCAACCTAATCCAGCTGCCATTTGTGGGTTCATTGCTAGCTACTTGTGACCAGTGAAACTATTTTTCAAGTCAAGGTTAGAATGTGACCCAgcactttgctttttctgttggcACAAAAGGCAACAGGTgtaaatgctgttgtttttttgccccTTTGGCCTCCTTCTTCCCCTCATGCCTTTCAATCCTTGACCCAGATTCCACTGCTTTGGACTTGGAGGAGCAATGTGACCCTCAAGGCATTTAATACTGATCTCAGTCATATGGTCCAGATTAAAGATGCCAAGGCTCCCCCCAAGATGTCTTGGTTCGCATAGTCAGACGGGCAGGATTCCAGCTGCCTGCAGGTCTAGATCATTCCCTTGTTTATTAATTGCTTGGGTCAAATCTTTACAGTATAAATTTTAAAACTGTTGAACGTATTGCTACAGGAATTGACTTCAatggtgtgggatcaataaagtccgATCTTATCTTAAGTGCAAAGTGGAATGATTTCGAAAATTGCTAAACTGCATGCTTTGAATATACTGTGCATGATAAAAGACTAAAAAGGAAACTTAAAATAAAGTaggaaaacacaaaggaaaggaaggaaaacaatTTTACAGTGCTGCAGGGTAAAGAAAGGTGATCATATATCACCATCCTTTGTTACAGCAGGTCTCAGACTGACGTTTTTTTTGCCCCCTTGGTCTAGAATTTCAATTACCTCGTGATTTAGTTCACTGTAAATAGCAACTTGTTTGGTTATGGGCCCTTGTACAACtctcaaacaggaggagagagaggcaggagaggagTAAGCAGACAGCACAGCTGGTGTctgcagacaggagaggaggtgcagcTGCTGCCAGCAATAACAGTAACATCCAAACAGTGGATTGTCATTGGACATACATCATCTTCTCTGTGCACTTTTCTTCATGAACCGTGCAAGAAGTAAGTGATCTAAATGTTTTGAGGGATTAAAGGGATTAGGACAGATTAGAGTGATACTGGGCAGTATGGCAGTAGCTAATTCATGCCTtaaggaggagtgggaggaatggaagagagagatggaggagaagagaaggaggaaatggagggagagggtgagTCGTTGGGCAAATGTGGAAGTGAGTgatgaggaaggagaagaggaggatgatggggaGAATGAGGAGGAAGTGGACACAGACTGTGGGGAAGAGGAAGTGAGCGAAAGTGAGGACCAGGGTGAatttgaagaggaggaggaagtgatggaGACCAGGGAAGCaggggagatggaggaaggaggagaaaatgaggttgggaggagggatgaggaggaagtggaTGAAAGGgtagaggcagaggaagaaaaagaaggcaatGAGTTGGAGGTGATGGAGAATGAGGTGTtggatgaggagaaagaggtgaAGACAGTAGAGGAactggaggaagatgaggaagaagggGAAAAGATGGCAGAAATGGAGGTTGAGGAGAACAAAAAGGGGGATGAAAAGGAAGACAGTGACCTAAAGGAAGCTGACAaaatggaggaggagcaggaaggaggagaaaataagggagagatggaggcaaAGAACAAGGAGTTGGatgctgaagaggagagggaggcaaTGGAAGCAGAAGTgggggaagaggagaaggaagtgATGGAAGCAGAAGAAattgaggaagaagagaaggaagaaagagaaaatgagtaTGAGAGGAACGTTAGGGGGAatgaggaggtgggggaggacAACGACAGGCAGGtgaggggagaggagcaggttGAGGACAAtaacgaggaagaggagcatCAGGAACAGGAGCAAATTGGACAGTATCACCTGGTGGAGCAATTCAGACAACAGATCAGACCTGAGGGTGAGAACATTCAGCAAAATGAAGAAAGTACAAGCGGAGAGCAGGAAACAGTCAATGAGAATGAAAACTCACTAGATTCAGAGgaatgtgatgatgaagattcAGACCTCACTGGATGTGAGAACGAATGCTACAACTTTGAAAGAATAAAGGATGAAGAGAGAGCTGTTGAGAAACAACATAAGGATCCTGAGGAACTGGAAGATCCAGATGAAAAGTCATGGAGGGATGAAAACAGCATGCTCGGATCATGGACttttgaggaaagaaaagaagaagaagaagatgaaagtgAGAAGttagcagatgaggaaacaGCCACAGAATCTTGGACAACTCAAGAAGAAGAGTTTGAAGATGATAACGCAAAGCCTGAAGAGGAAGAGTCTACAGATGATGAGGAAGCAGAACAATCAGCAGATGAAGATGTAGATTATAATGACGAAGATGTGGTAAAGATTTACTCCAACGATGATTATCCCACAGACATATTCAGCACCTTGACCAAGTTCAGGAACTCCTCCCTTCTCACTGACCTTACCTTGAGCACAGAGGATGGGAATAGTTTCCACGTACACTCCCCTGTCCTTGCCGCTGTCAGTTCCCTTATACGGGAAAGTCTGAGtacaagaaacacagaaaatgacacagttgatgaaagaaaagatggaggagtTCACAGATGGTCAGTGTCTCTAGATCCAGAGGTGGGTCGTGTTGGATTAGAGGCAGTTGTGAAGTTTGCCTACACTGGTCTCGTATCAGGTTTGAACAAGGACACTGTGCACCAGATTAAGGCTGCGGCTCAAACAATGGGCGCCCCCAGAGTGCTGGAGCTCTGCACCAAGGAAGCGGAAAAGCTCACAAAAACTGGGGggcaggagaaagaggaaggaatcTCGGCTGCAGAACAAATGATGATCAGTCTCCAGTCCATCAAACAGCTGTGGATGGAAAGACTTGGC belongs to Chaetodon trifascialis isolate fChaTrf1 chromosome 23, fChaTrf1.hap1, whole genome shotgun sequence and includes:
- the LOC139351384 gene encoding uncharacterized protein — protein: MLRRESDSHGLFSSGETSDNDCEVGASCGEVDVVCLCEAGPCTLYSEAHTPTPDTLLCEHCGKNRVIITRYSEGYGTEEECVLSDPQGESDADADIEDTDCRLQEPGSLQRISSRRRKRPRVARQDTTESEDDGGRSHRSHRWNLRLSPDRAHSRTILEESISQVRPLVICRPNVERQRSPTEASRGSRRLLSLWLSSLSLPVVLLLSLPLSLIIVLVSFFLPWASA
- the LOC139351767 gene encoding uncharacterized protein — encoded protein: MAVANSCLKEEWEEWKREMEEKRRRKWRERVSRWANVEVSDEEGEEEDDGENEEEVDTDCGEEEVSESEDQGEFEEEEEVMETREAGEMEEGGENEVGRRDEEEVDERVEAEEEKEGNELEVMENEVLDEEKEVKTVEELEEDEEEGEKMAEMEVEENKKGDEKEDSDLKEADKMEEEQEGGENKGEMEAKNKELDAEEEREAMEAEVGEEEKEVMEAEEIEEEEKEERENEYERNVRGNEEVGEDNDRQVRGEEQVEDNNEEEEHQEQEQIGQYHLVEQFRQQIRPEGENIQQNEESTSGEQETVNENENSLDSEECDDEDSDLTGCENECYNFERIKDEERAVEKQHKDPEELEDPDEKSWRDENSMLGSWTFEERKEEEEDESEKLADEETATESWTTQEEEFEDDNAKPEEEESTDDEEAEQSADEDVDYNDEDVVKIYSNDDYPTDIFSTLTKFRNSSLLTDLTLSTEDGNSFHVHSPVLAAVSSLIRESLSTRNTENDTVDERKDGGVHRWSVSLDPEVGRVGLEAVVKFAYTGLVSGLNKDTVHQIKAAAQTMGAPRVLELCTKEAEKLTKTGGQEKEEGISAAEQMMISLQSIKQLWMERLGCDVILEALGGSLHAHRVILAVGSDYFRSMFTLGMRESHQSHVTLPFLLASELEVLIDCSYSGDLPLSWRCVFEITTTALQLQYQPALSLCLSFLRQEINPQSCLDLASFAEAYEMVQLQEVADDFVLRQFPKVACTSKFKDLPAKQLLRYLNSHSLCVSSELVVFRAVVGWIQAKPKKRLKLAKELMKTIHFPLMTFKEFKEVQSLNMWSDHSLAELYEAVFEDFCSNDTAPQSQCRIYLPKESLVLIGGDQTSEDLGSRSISRELWFGNSLMNHTGIKKAMEWRRLGEMPDPPRFSHEVTVIKGQLYVFGGKKYYGTGDTLNSVYRYDPLQNSWESLAEMQEKRCSFSVVVLDGKIYAIGGHCDPEYIETVERYCPIANSWSFTWPLDLPLCGHVAKVLHGQIFVSGGLSNNYQCLASMFLYHPETGSMYLANMAKPRANHCMETLGECLYVAGGITTDDNVTFVDQLACEMYNPVSDSWTAFSALPVPHVGAGCAVLEGKFYVLGGYSQEDYSDTKMVHRYDPTTQRWENMGKMPGPNNDIRASLLCLPPNFRL